Proteins encoded together in one Bradyrhizobium sp. PSBB068 window:
- a CDS encoding L,D-transpeptidase family protein, whose amino-acid sequence MRDCSNNRRGFDRVLMAVAATFLTVSATTAFAQDTPRSSASELAIDAAIPRPEPANVPPPTASDFKADTTAALPDAAKPADAKPTDVQATEAKPVDAKPAEPSATAKAVEPADAPKADAPKTDTAVAPPAAAPAPATATAPAAAPAPATAAAPAIEPAKAASNVAVEDQPVAGKVRELLASKTLRTFDRKNERAAAEKFYSARDYAPVFTKAGQLTDAGKGVIARLKDAAADGLDAADYPVPDFAAASTPDALADAELKLAASMLDYARQAQSGRMHWSQVSADILYPEHPIDPAEVFANVTSAKDASAALDSYNPPQKLYKELKKKLAELRGQGDGPVITIADGPALRYVPARKKQAAVEMDDPRVPDLRGKLGITENADSTKYDAQVAKAVEKFQSSVDLKATGVLDERTVKALNNPKRDRQIDTVLVNMERWRWLPRQLGAANVGNAYVILNIPDYTLKVMQNGAQVWTTRVVTGKPGQHATPLLTETMKYITVNPTWNVPPSIIYNEYLPALQQDPTVLQRMGLKLERNRDGSIHVSQPPGEANALGRIRFNFPNKFLVYQHDTPDKYLFAKDERAFSHGCMRVQNPDQYASVLLNITEPNQHYTPERIRSMYGSSEVDLKFPTPIPVNITYQTAFVDDAGKLQIRRDIYGRDATMLSLLKNSRGKDLETVVAHAQPSYARPPSSSLPAGVNVAGDNSGFGSSGPNFFERLFGGFGQPEPQPARRGQAQQQRRVITR is encoded by the coding sequence ATGCGTGACTGTTCGAACAACCGTCGAGGATTTGACCGCGTCTTGATGGCCGTCGCGGCAACCTTCCTCACGGTGTCCGCGACCACGGCTTTCGCACAAGACACGCCCCGCTCGAGCGCCTCGGAACTTGCGATCGACGCCGCGATCCCGCGCCCCGAACCGGCCAACGTCCCGCCGCCCACCGCGAGCGATTTCAAGGCCGACACCACCGCCGCGCTGCCCGACGCGGCCAAGCCGGCCGACGCGAAGCCCACCGATGTGCAGGCCACCGAAGCCAAACCGGTTGACGCAAAGCCGGCGGAGCCGAGCGCGACCGCAAAGGCCGTGGAGCCCGCTGACGCGCCGAAGGCCGATGCACCGAAGACCGACACCGCTGTTGCGCCGCCTGCAGCGGCACCCGCGCCTGCCACCGCAACGGCGCCCGCCGCAGCTCCGGCTCCCGCGACGGCCGCGGCCCCTGCGATTGAACCGGCGAAGGCCGCGAGCAATGTTGCCGTCGAGGATCAACCGGTCGCCGGCAAGGTGCGCGAACTGCTCGCCAGCAAGACTCTGCGCACCTTCGATCGCAAGAACGAGCGCGCGGCCGCAGAGAAATTCTATTCGGCCCGCGACTATGCGCCTGTCTTCACTAAGGCCGGCCAGCTGACCGACGCCGGCAAGGGCGTCATCGCCCGCCTGAAAGACGCGGCTGCCGACGGCCTCGATGCAGCAGATTATCCGGTGCCGGATTTCGCCGCAGCGTCGACCCCCGATGCGCTGGCCGACGCCGAGCTGAAGCTCGCGGCCAGCATGCTGGACTATGCGCGCCAGGCCCAGAGCGGCCGCATGCATTGGTCGCAGGTGTCGGCTGACATCCTCTATCCGGAGCACCCGATCGATCCGGCGGAAGTGTTCGCCAATGTGACCTCGGCCAAGGACGCCTCGGCCGCACTCGACAGCTACAACCCGCCGCAGAAGCTCTACAAGGAGCTGAAGAAGAAGCTCGCCGAGCTGCGCGGCCAGGGCGACGGCCCGGTCATCACGATCGCGGACGGTCCGGCGTTGAGATATGTGCCGGCGCGCAAGAAGCAGGCCGCGGTCGAGATGGACGATCCGCGCGTGCCGGACCTGCGGGGCAAGCTCGGCATCACCGAGAATGCCGACAGCACGAAGTATGACGCGCAGGTCGCGAAAGCGGTCGAGAAGTTCCAGAGCAGCGTTGATCTCAAGGCGACCGGCGTGCTCGACGAGCGCACGGTGAAGGCGCTGAACAATCCGAAGCGCGACCGTCAGATCGACACCGTGCTCGTCAACATGGAACGCTGGCGCTGGCTGCCGCGCCAGCTCGGCGCCGCCAATGTCGGCAATGCCTATGTGATCCTCAACATCCCGGACTATACGCTGAAGGTGATGCAGAACGGCGCGCAGGTCTGGACCACGCGCGTGGTGACCGGCAAGCCCGGCCAGCATGCCACGCCGCTGCTGACCGAGACGATGAAGTACATCACGGTCAACCCGACCTGGAATGTGCCGCCGTCGATCATCTACAACGAATATCTGCCGGCCCTGCAGCAGGACCCGACGGTGCTGCAGCGCATGGGCCTGAAGCTCGAGCGCAACCGCGACGGCTCGATCCATGTCTCGCAGCCGCCCGGTGAAGCCAATGCGCTCGGCCGCATCCGCTTCAACTTCCCGAACAAGTTCCTGGTCTATCAGCACGACACGCCGGACAAGTACCTGTTCGCGAAGGACGAGCGCGCCTTCAGCCATGGCTGCATGCGCGTGCAGAACCCGGATCAGTACGCATCCGTGCTGCTCAACATCACCGAGCCGAACCAGCACTACACGCCGGAGCGGATCCGCAGCATGTACGGCTCGAGCGAAGTCGATCTGAAATTCCCGACGCCGATCCCGGTCAACATCACCTACCAGACCGCCTTCGTGGACGATGCCGGCAAGCTGCAAATCCGCCGGGACATCTACGGCCGCGACGCCACCATGCTGTCGCTGCTCAAGAACAGCCGCGGCAAGGATCTTGAAACGGTGGTGGCGCACGCCCAGCCGAGCTACGCGCGGCCGCCGAGCAGCAGCCTGCCCGCAGGCGTCAACGTCGCCGGCGACAACAGCGGGTTCGGCTCCTCCGGACCGAACTTCTTCGAGCGCCTGTTCGGCGGCTTCGGACAGCCGGAGCCGCAGCCGGCCCGCCGCGGTCAGGCCCAGCAGCAGCGCCGGGTGATCACCCGCTGA
- a CDS encoding alpha/beta hydrolase — MTIMKWLLIVAAVVYLGGLAVLYVKQREMLFPIPPVGRTAPAAAGLPEAEEHVLTTDDGEKVIVWHVAAKPGRPVVLFFPGNGDFLAGRVARFKAITADGTGLVALSYRGYAGSSGSPSEQGLLRDAAAAYAFTTARYRPAEIVAWGFSLGTGVAVALAAEHPVGRLILEAPYTSTADVAGAIFWFVPVSLLMRDQFHSDQRITGVTVPLLIMHGTDDPAIPIRFGERLFGLAHEPKQFVRLPGGGHDNLDEFGAMGTVRPFIDAARG; from the coding sequence CTGACGATCATGAAATGGCTGCTGATCGTCGCCGCGGTCGTCTATCTCGGGGGCCTTGCGGTGCTGTACGTCAAGCAGCGCGAGATGCTGTTTCCGATTCCGCCGGTGGGACGGACGGCGCCCGCGGCCGCCGGCCTTCCCGAGGCCGAAGAGCATGTCCTGACCACGGATGACGGCGAGAAGGTCATCGTCTGGCACGTGGCGGCGAAGCCCGGCCGGCCCGTCGTGCTCTTCTTTCCTGGCAATGGCGATTTCCTTGCCGGGCGGGTCGCGCGCTTCAAGGCGATCACCGCCGACGGCACCGGGCTGGTGGCGCTGTCCTATCGCGGCTATGCCGGCTCGAGCGGATCTCCGAGCGAGCAGGGCCTGCTGCGTGACGCTGCGGCAGCCTACGCGTTCACCACTGCGCGCTACCGTCCCGCTGAGATCGTGGCCTGGGGATTCTCGCTCGGCACCGGCGTTGCGGTCGCGCTTGCCGCCGAGCATCCGGTCGGCCGGCTGATCCTGGAAGCGCCCTACACGTCGACGGCCGACGTCGCCGGCGCGATTTTCTGGTTTGTGCCGGTCAGCCTGCTGATGCGGGATCAATTCCATTCAGACCAGCGAATCACTGGGGTCACGGTGCCGCTCCTGATCATGCATGGCACCGACGACCCGGCGATCCCGATCCGTTTCGGCGAGCGCCTGTTCGGCCTCGCTCACGAGCCCAAGCAGTTCGTGCGGCTGCCCGGCGGCGGGCACGACAATCTCGACGAATTCGGTGCGATGGGGACGGTGAGGCCGTTCATCGACGCCGCAAGAGGC
- a CDS encoding Re/Si-specific NAD(P)(+) transhydrogenase subunit alpha encodes MKIAVAKEIDPSEPRVAVSPDTIKKFKALGAEVAVEPGAGVKSGLPDSELTAAGATVSADALKDADIIIKVKRPEASELSKYKRGALVIAIMDPYGNEAALKTMADAGVSAFAMELMPRITRAQVMDVLSSQANLAGYRAVIEGAEAFGRAFPMMMTAAGTVPAAKVFVMGVGVAGLQAIATARRLGAVVTATDVRPATKEQVESLGAKFLAVEDEEFKNAQTAGGYAKEMSKEYQAKQAALTAEHIKKQDIVITTALIPGRPAPKLVSGEMVKSMKPGSVLVDLAVERGGNVEGARPGEVVETDGVKIVGYTNVAGRVAASASSLYARNLFSFIETMVDKANKALAVNWDDELVKATALTKDGAVIHPNFQPK; translated from the coding sequence ATGAAGATCGCCGTTGCCAAGGAAATCGATCCGTCCGAGCCGCGGGTTGCGGTTTCGCCGGACACCATCAAGAAGTTCAAGGCGCTCGGTGCCGAGGTCGCGGTCGAGCCGGGCGCGGGTGTCAAGTCGGGCCTGCCTGATTCGGAGCTCACCGCGGCGGGCGCCACCGTCAGCGCCGATGCGCTCAAGGATGCCGACATCATCATCAAAGTGAAGCGGCCCGAGGCCTCCGAACTCTCCAAATACAAGCGCGGTGCGCTGGTCATCGCGATCATGGACCCCTACGGCAACGAGGCCGCGCTGAAGACGATGGCCGATGCCGGCGTGTCGGCGTTTGCGATGGAATTGATGCCGCGCATCACCCGCGCCCAGGTGATGGACGTGCTGTCGTCGCAGGCCAATCTGGCCGGCTACCGCGCCGTGATCGAGGGCGCCGAAGCGTTCGGCCGCGCCTTCCCGATGATGATGACCGCCGCCGGCACCGTTCCGGCGGCCAAGGTGTTCGTGATGGGCGTCGGCGTCGCCGGCCTGCAGGCGATCGCGACCGCGCGGCGGCTGGGTGCCGTCGTCACCGCGACCGACGTGCGGCCCGCCACCAAGGAGCAGGTGGAATCCCTCGGTGCGAAATTCCTCGCGGTCGAGGACGAGGAGTTCAAGAACGCGCAGACCGCCGGCGGCTACGCCAAGGAGATGTCCAAGGAGTACCAGGCCAAGCAGGCCGCGCTGACCGCCGAGCACATCAAGAAGCAGGACATCGTGATCACGACCGCGCTGATTCCGGGCCGTCCGGCGCCGAAACTCGTCTCCGGCGAGATGGTGAAGTCGATGAAGCCCGGCTCGGTGCTGGTCGATCTCGCCGTCGAGCGCGGCGGCAATGTCGAGGGCGCCAGGCCCGGCGAGGTCGTCGAGACCGACGGCGTCAAGATCGTCGGCTACACCAATGTCGCCGGCCGCGTCGCCGCTTCGGCCTCCAGCCTCTATGCGCGCAACCTGTTCTCGTTCATCGAGACGATGGTCGACAAGGCCAACAAGGCACTCGCGGTCAATTGGGACGACGAACTGGTGAAGGCCACCGCGCTGACCAAGGACGGCGCCGTCATCCATCCCAACTTCCAGCCGAAGTAA
- a CDS encoding NAD(P)(+) transhydrogenase (Re/Si-specific) subunit beta — translation MSANLSALLYLVAGVLFILSLRGLSSPASSRQGNMFGMIGMAIAVATTLASHPPADGVAWLLVIVAVAIGGGIGAVIARRVPMTSMPELVAAFHSLVGMAAVLVAAGAFYAPEAFDIGTPGNIHPQSLVEMSLGVAIGALTFTGSVIAFLKLSARMSGAPIILPFRHVINIVLALALVFFIVGLVLSGSAFDFWMITILALALGVLMIIPIGGADMPVVISMLNSYSGWAAAGIGFTLGNSALIITGALVGSSGAILSYIMCHAMNRSFISVILGGFGGETAAAGGGSGEQKPAKLGSADDAAFIMKNASKVIIVPGYGMAVAQAQHALREMADLLKKEGVEVKYAIHPVAGRMPGHMNVLLAEANVPYDEVFELEDINSEFAQADIAFVIGANDVTNPAAEEDKTSPIYGMPVLQVWKAGTVMFIKRSLASGYAGIDNPLFYRDNTMMLLGDAKKVTENIVKAM, via the coding sequence ATGAGCGCCAATCTCTCTGCACTGTTGTACCTCGTGGCGGGGGTGCTGTTCATCCTGTCGCTGCGCGGCCTGTCGAGCCCGGCGTCGTCGCGCCAGGGCAACATGTTCGGCATGATCGGCATGGCGATCGCGGTCGCCACCACGCTGGCGAGCCATCCGCCGGCCGACGGCGTGGCCTGGCTGCTGGTGATTGTCGCGGTCGCGATCGGCGGCGGCATCGGCGCCGTGATCGCACGCCGGGTGCCGATGACCTCGATGCCCGAGCTGGTCGCCGCGTTCCACTCGCTGGTCGGCATGGCCGCGGTGCTGGTCGCCGCCGGCGCGTTCTACGCGCCCGAGGCCTTCGATATCGGTACGCCCGGCAACATCCATCCGCAGAGCCTGGTCGAGATGTCGCTCGGCGTCGCGATCGGCGCGCTGACCTTCACCGGCTCGGTGATCGCGTTCCTGAAGCTGTCGGCGCGGATGAGCGGCGCGCCGATCATCCTGCCGTTCCGCCACGTCATCAACATCGTGCTGGCGCTGGCGCTGGTGTTCTTCATCGTCGGCCTCGTGCTTTCGGGCAGCGCGTTCGACTTCTGGATGATCACGATCCTGGCGCTGGCGCTCGGCGTCTTGATGATCATCCCGATCGGCGGCGCCGACATGCCGGTCGTGATCTCGATGCTGAACTCCTATTCCGGCTGGGCCGCGGCCGGCATCGGCTTCACGCTCGGCAATTCGGCGCTGATCATCACCGGCGCGCTGGTCGGCTCGTCGGGCGCGATCCTGTCCTACATCATGTGCCACGCGATGAACCGCTCGTTCATTTCGGTGATCCTCGGCGGCTTCGGCGGTGAGACCGCGGCGGCCGGCGGCGGCTCGGGCGAGCAGAAGCCCGCCAAGCTCGGCTCGGCTGACGATGCCGCCTTCATCATGAAGAACGCCTCCAAGGTCATCATCGTACCGGGCTACGGCATGGCGGTGGCGCAGGCCCAGCACGCGCTGCGCGAGATGGCCGACCTCCTGAAGAAGGAAGGCGTCGAGGTGAAATACGCCATCCACCCGGTGGCGGGCCGCATGCCCGGCCACATGAACGTGCTGCTCGCCGAAGCCAACGTGCCCTATGACGAGGTGTTCGAGCTCGAGGACATCAACTCGGAGTTCGCCCAGGCCGACATCGCCTTCGTGATCGGCGCCAACGACGTCACCAACCCGGCGGCGGAGGAGGACAAGACCTCGCCGATCTACGGCATGCCGGTGCTGCAGGTCTGGAAGGCCGGCACCGTGATGTTCATCAAGCGCTCGCTGGCGTCAGGCTATGCCGGCATCGACAATCCGCTGTTCTACCGCGACAACACCATGATGCTGCTCGGCGACGCCAAGAAGGTCACCGAGAACATCGTCAAGGCGATGTAG
- a CDS encoding M3 family oligoendopeptidase — protein sequence MTSRSKTAPNKSAPSKAALRKEAAMRKTGAQRKPSAGGPAAKTAAGKTGKLPEWNLADLYSGIDAPEVGRDLQKMDADCVAFETDYKGKLAENTAREGGGKWLAEAVRRYEAIDDLAGRLGSYAGLVHAGDSVDPAISKFYGDVSERLTAASVHLLFFSLELNRVDDDVIERAMAEPALGHYRPWIEDLRKDKPYQLEDRVEQLFHEKAQSGYAAWNRLFDQTISGLRFKVSGKELAIEPTLNLLQDKAGDKRKAAAQALAKTFKDNERTFALITNTLAKDKEISDRWRGFQDVADSRHLNNRVEREVVDALVASVRAAYPKLSHRYYALKAGWFKKKKLPHWDRNAPLPFAATGTIAWPEARNMVLSAYNGFSPRMAEIAERFFDDRWIDAPVRPGKAPGAFSHPTTPSAHPYVLMNYQGKPRDVMTLAHELGHGVHQVLAAKNGALMAPTPLTLAETASVFGEMLTFKRLLSQTRNAKQRQALLAGKVEDMINTVVRQIAFYSFERAVHTERKNGELTAERIGQLWLSVQGESLGPAIEIKPGYETFWMYIPHFIHSPFYVYAYAFGDCLVNSLYAVYEHASEGFAERYLDMLAAGGTKHYSELLRPFGLDAKDPKFWDGGLSVIAGMIDELEAMG from the coding sequence ATGACCTCGCGCTCCAAAACTGCCCCGAACAAGTCTGCTCCCAGCAAGGCCGCTCTCCGCAAGGAAGCCGCCATGCGCAAGACCGGCGCCCAACGCAAACCCTCCGCAGGCGGACCGGCGGCAAAAACGGCCGCCGGCAAGACCGGCAAGCTTCCGGAATGGAATCTGGCGGATCTCTACTCCGGTATCGACGCGCCGGAAGTCGGGCGCGACCTGCAGAAAATGGATGCAGATTGCGTCGCGTTTGAGACCGACTACAAGGGTAAGCTTGCTGAAAATACCGCTCGCGAAGGCGGCGGAAAGTGGCTCGCCGAGGCGGTCAGGCGTTACGAGGCGATCGACGACCTGGCCGGTCGTCTCGGCTCCTATGCCGGCCTGGTCCATGCCGGCGACAGCGTCGACCCGGCGATCTCGAAATTCTATGGCGATGTCTCCGAACGGTTGACGGCGGCGTCGGTGCATCTCTTGTTCTTCTCGCTCGAGCTCAATCGCGTCGACGATGACGTGATCGAGCGCGCGATGGCCGAACCGGCGCTCGGCCATTACCGGCCGTGGATCGAGGATCTGCGCAAGGACAAGCCGTACCAGCTCGAGGATCGCGTCGAGCAGCTGTTCCACGAAAAGGCGCAAAGCGGCTATGCCGCCTGGAACCGGCTGTTCGACCAGACCATCTCCGGCCTGCGCTTCAAGGTCTCGGGCAAGGAGCTTGCCATCGAGCCGACGCTGAACCTGTTGCAGGACAAGGCCGGCGACAAGCGCAAGGCGGCGGCACAGGCGCTCGCCAAGACCTTCAAGGACAATGAGCGCACTTTCGCGCTGATCACCAACACGCTCGCCAAGGACAAGGAAATCTCCGACCGCTGGCGCGGCTTCCAGGACGTCGCCGACTCCCGCCATCTCAACAACCGCGTCGAGCGCGAAGTGGTCGATGCGCTGGTCGCCTCGGTGCGCGCGGCCTATCCGAAGCTGTCGCATCGCTACTACGCGTTGAAGGCCGGCTGGTTCAAGAAGAAGAAGCTCCCGCATTGGGACCGCAACGCGCCGCTGCCGTTCGCGGCGACCGGCACCATCGCCTGGCCCGAGGCGCGCAACATGGTGCTGTCGGCCTATAACGGTTTCTCGCCGAGGATGGCCGAGATCGCGGAGCGCTTCTTCGACGATCGCTGGATCGATGCGCCGGTCCGTCCCGGCAAGGCGCCGGGCGCGTTCTCGCATCCGACCACGCCGTCGGCGCATCCTTACGTGCTGATGAATTACCAGGGCAAGCCGCGTGACGTGATGACGCTGGCGCATGAGCTCGGTCATGGCGTGCATCAGGTGCTGGCGGCGAAGAACGGCGCGCTGATGGCGCCGACGCCGTTGACGCTGGCGGAAACCGCGAGCGTGTTCGGCGAGATGCTGACCTTCAAGCGGCTGCTCTCCCAGACCAGGAACGCCAAGCAGCGCCAGGCGCTGCTCGCGGGCAAGGTCGAGGACATGATCAACACCGTGGTGCGGCAGATCGCGTTCTATTCATTCGAGCGCGCGGTTCACACCGAGCGCAAGAACGGTGAGCTCACCGCCGAGCGGATCGGCCAGCTCTGGCTCAGCGTGCAGGGCGAGAGCCTCGGGCCTGCGATCGAGATCAAGCCGGGCTACGAGACGTTCTGGATGTACATCCCGCATTTCATCCACTCGCCGTTCTACGTCTACGCCTACGCGTTCGGCGACTGCCTGGTGAACTCGCTCTATGCGGTCTACGAGCATGCGTCCGAGGGTTTCGCCGAGCGCTATCTCGACATGCTCGCCGCCGGCGGCACCAAGCATTACTCCGAACTGCTGCGGCCGTTCGGCCTCGACGCCAAGGACCCGAAATTCTGGGACGGCGGCCTGTCCGTGATCGCCGGCATGATCGACGAGCTGGAGGCGATGGGCTGA
- a CDS encoding sigma-54-dependent Fis family transcriptional regulator, producing MAATILIADDDAVQRRLVENMVQKCGYEPLVVDSGDAAIAALTASETQAIDAVVLDLVMPGLDGLGVLAKIREAGLNVPVIVQTAHGGIDNVVSAMRAGAQDFVVKPVGFERLQVSLRNALNASALKGELQRIRHSREGRLTFSDIITRSEAMAGVLRTAQKAASSTIPVLIEGESGVGKELFARAIHGSSERKAKPFVAVNCGAIPDNLVESILFGHEKGAFTGATERHQGKFVEAHGGTLFLDEVGELPLATQVKLLRALQEGTVEAVGGRKPVKVDVRIISATNRKLLDLVKAGEFREDLFYRLHVLPLTIPALRQRREDIPHLLRHFLARFCAEENRNITGISGDAMAHLAQLDWPGNIRQLENTVYRAVVMSDGDQLGLADFPQSSAHPAPEGKSFQGEPLVVSPSTAPAMIPGNEIPTSTALPTAGGLSMLTAAGEVRPLEDLENEIIRFAISHYRGQMSEVARRLKIGRSTLYRKLDEAAAGARSNDAG from the coding sequence ATGGCTGCCACCATTTTGATCGCCGATGACGACGCAGTACAGCGTCGTTTGGTTGAAAACATGGTGCAGAAGTGCGGCTATGAGCCCCTCGTCGTCGACAGTGGCGATGCGGCGATTGCGGCCCTGACCGCATCCGAGACGCAGGCGATCGATGCCGTCGTGCTCGACCTCGTGATGCCGGGCCTCGACGGCCTCGGAGTCCTCGCAAAGATTCGTGAAGCTGGTTTGAACGTCCCGGTCATCGTGCAGACCGCGCATGGCGGCATCGACAATGTGGTGTCGGCGATGCGCGCCGGTGCCCAGGACTTCGTCGTCAAGCCGGTCGGCTTCGAGCGGTTGCAGGTCTCCCTGCGCAACGCCCTCAACGCGTCGGCGCTGAAAGGCGAATTGCAGCGCATCCGCCACAGCCGCGAGGGCCGGCTGACCTTCTCCGACATCATCACCCGCAGCGAGGCGATGGCCGGGGTGCTGCGCACGGCGCAGAAAGCCGCATCCTCGACGATTCCCGTGCTGATCGAGGGCGAATCCGGCGTCGGCAAGGAACTGTTCGCGCGCGCCATCCACGGCAGCAGCGAGCGCAAGGCCAAGCCGTTCGTCGCGGTGAACTGCGGCGCGATTCCGGACAATCTCGTCGAATCGATCCTGTTCGGCCATGAGAAGGGCGCCTTCACCGGCGCCACCGAACGCCACCAGGGCAAGTTCGTCGAGGCTCATGGCGGCACCCTGTTCCTCGACGAGGTCGGCGAATTGCCGCTGGCGACGCAGGTCAAGCTGCTGCGCGCGCTGCAGGAAGGTACCGTCGAGGCGGTGGGCGGACGCAAGCCGGTCAAGGTCGACGTCCGCATCATCTCGGCGACCAACCGCAAGCTGCTCGACCTCGTGAAGGCCGGCGAGTTCCGCGAGGACCTGTTCTACCGCCTGCACGTGCTGCCGCTGACCATTCCGGCGCTGCGGCAGCGGCGCGAGGACATCCCGCATCTGCTGCGGCATTTCCTGGCGCGGTTCTGCGCCGAGGAGAACCGCAACATCACCGGCATCAGCGGTGATGCGATGGCGCATCTGGCGCAGCTCGATTGGCCCGGCAACATCCGTCAGCTCGAGAACACGGTGTATCGCGCCGTTGTCATGAGCGACGGCGACCAGCTCGGGCTCGCCGACTTCCCGCAAAGCTCGGCGCATCCGGCGCCGGAAGGAAAGTCCTTTCAGGGCGAGCCGCTGGTGGTGTCGCCCTCCACCGCGCCCGCCATGATTCCCGGTAATGAAATACCGACGTCGACTGCCCTCCCCACTGCCGGCGGCCTCTCGATGCTCACTGCTGCGGGCGAGGTGCGCCCGCTAGAAGATCTCGAGAACGAGATCATCCGCTTTGCGATTTCGCATTATCGCGGCCAGATGTCGGAGGTCGCGCGCCGCCTCAAGATCGGCCGCTCGACCCTCTACCGCAAGCTCGACGAAGCCGCGGCCGGCGCGCGCAGCAACGACGCCGGCTAA
- a CDS encoding aa3-type cytochrome c oxidase subunit IV has translation MADHSEVAYTTADGNDYVAHEQTYEGFLMLVKWGTISVAILLALMAYFLV, from the coding sequence ATGGCAGACCATAGCGAAGTGGCCTATACGACCGCCGACGGCAATGACTACGTGGCACATGAGCAGACCTATGAAGGGTTTCTCATGCTGGTCAAATGGGGCACGATCAGCGTCGCCATCCTCCTCGCTCTGATGGCCTATTTCCTGGTCTGA
- a CDS encoding NAD(P) transhydrogenase subunit alpha, with protein sequence MEHLAQAVDPFVFRLSIFVLAVFVGYFVVWSVTPALHTPLMSVTNAISSVIVVGALLAVGVGMVSSGSGWARGFGFVALIFACVNIFGGFLVTQRMLAMYKKKAK encoded by the coding sequence ATGGAGCATCTCGCGCAGGCCGTTGATCCCTTCGTGTTCCGGCTGTCGATTTTCGTCCTCGCCGTGTTCGTCGGCTATTTCGTGGTGTGGTCGGTGACCCCCGCGCTGCACACGCCGCTGATGAGCGTGACCAACGCGATCTCCTCGGTGATCGTGGTCGGTGCGCTGCTCGCGGTCGGCGTCGGCATGGTGTCGAGCGGCTCGGGCTGGGCCCGCGGCTTCGGCTTCGTCGCGCTGATCTTCGCCTGCGTGAACATCTTCGGCGGCTTCCTGGTCACCCAGCGCATGCTGGCGATGTACAAGAAGAAAGCCAAGTAA